The following proteins are co-located in the Bacteroidia bacterium genome:
- a CDS encoding T9SS type A sorting domain-containing protein encodes MKKTLLSFLSAAAFCLMALNGNATGCIPNYPAGCGVATISIPSGGATNGWSPWQYIFGDPIPSGSYITGIDLTYTAVDQGWGGTGANSTMNVQGVNIGYGTLLHTSQTFNLTYSGTFPNYRYGMNDTLSMYFVGWSGWQANWQGGTMTIHYSNLPIVTSQCGVSLTAPTTTNTCAATITGTTATVFPDTAQGASIVNWQFASGLDTIIVGQKVIIHDTIAPVPNAASLPNVTAQCTIDSIIPPTATDNCTGTITGTTTTVFPISAHDTTIVIWTFRDGHGNTSTQSQNVIINDITPPNPPVGVLPGTVVVTIPSGGATNGWSPWQYIFADPIPSGSYITGIDLTYTAVDQGWGGTGANSTINIQGINMGYGTLLHTPQTFNLSYTGAFPNYRYGMNDTLSMYFVGWGGWQANWQGGVMTIHYSSLPVVTSQCTVASITAPTTTDNCAGTITGTTTTVFPISTQGTTVVNWKFTDNNSNSITIPQTVIIHDTIAPVPNVASLSNVTSQCTIDSVTAPTAMDNCAGTITGTTTTVFPISTQGTTVVTWTFNDGNGNTFTQSQNVIVRDTIAPASDSTSLIDVVSCVPIDSIAAPFGTDNCMGSVRGTTTTTFPISTVGTTVVTWTFSDGNGNSSTQTQNAIVENCTGIATYTESNSFNVFPNPTSGMFTIVEGNTSLIENSTITISDILGKQIYSIQPGKLQTLVDLREYTNGVYFVRISSKNSVKTIRLVLIK; translated from the coding sequence ATGAAAAAAACATTACTTTCTTTTTTGAGTGCTGCTGCTTTCTGCCTGATGGCATTAAACGGTAACGCTACGGGTTGTATTCCGAACTATCCTGCAGGATGCGGGGTTGCAACTATTTCTATTCCATCTGGAGGGGCAACTAATGGTTGGTCTCCATGGCAATATATTTTTGGAGATCCAATTCCGAGTGGTTCGTATATCACAGGAATAGATTTAACATATACTGCTGTTGATCAAGGATGGGGAGGAACAGGCGCAAATAGTACTATGAATGTACAAGGTGTTAATATTGGTTATGGCACGCTTCTACATACTTCTCAAACTTTTAACCTCACTTACTCGGGGACTTTTCCAAATTATAGATACGGAATGAATGATACGTTAAGTATGTATTTCGTTGGATGGAGTGGTTGGCAAGCCAACTGGCAAGGTGGAACAATGACAATTCATTATAGTAACTTGCCTATTGTAACAAGCCAATGTGGTGTTTCTCTTACAGCACCAACTACCACAAATACTTGTGCTGCAACAATTACTGGTACTACAGCTACTGTTTTTCCGGATACTGCACAAGGCGCAAGTATAGTTAATTGGCAATTCGCGAGTGGCTTGGATACTATTATCGTTGGTCAAAAAGTTATTATTCATGACACGATTGCTCCTGTTCCTAATGCTGCATCGTTACCAAATGTTACAGCACAATGTACCATCGATTCAATAATACCACCAACAGCAACAGATAATTGTACTGGTACTATTACAGGAACGACAACTACTGTATTTCCGATTTCGGCTCATGACACTACCATTGTTATTTGGACGTTTAGAGATGGGCACGGAAACACTTCCACTCAAAGTCAAAATGTAATTATTAATGATATTACCCCTCCAAATCCTCCTGTAGGAGTTTTGCCTGGAACTGTGGTAGTTACTATTCCATCTGGAGGGGCAACTAATGGTTGGTCTCCATGGCAATATATTTTTGCAGATCCAATTCCGAGTGGTTCTTACATCACGGGAATAGACTTAACCTATACTGCCGTTGATCAAGGATGGGGAGGAACAGGCGCGAACAGCACTATAAATATCCAAGGGATTAATATGGGTTATGGTACACTTCTACATACTCCACAAACTTTTAATCTCAGTTACACTGGGGCTTTTCCAAACTATAGATACGGAATGAATGATACGTTAAGTATGTATTTCGTTGGATGGGGCGGTTGGCAAGCCAATTGGCAAGGTGGAGTGATGACAATTCATTACAGTAGTTTACCTGTTGTTACAAGCCAATGTACTGTTGCTTCCATAACAGCACCAACAACTACGGATAATTGTGCAGGTACTATTACTGGTACAACAACTACGGTATTCCCTATTTCAACGCAAGGTACAACCGTTGTTAATTGGAAATTTACAGATAATAATTCAAATTCGATCACAATACCTCAAACGGTTATTATCCATGATACAATTGCTCCAGTTCCTAACGTGGCATCTTTGTCAAATGTAACAAGTCAATGTACAATTGATTCGGTAACCGCACCAACAGCAATGGATAATTGTGCTGGAACGATAACAGGAACAACAACTACAGTATTTCCGATTTCAACACAAGGTACAACAGTAGTTACTTGGACGTTTAACGATGGTAATGGGAATACATTTACCCAAAGCCAAAATGTAATTGTCCGCGATACAATTGCTCCTGCATCAGATTCTACATCTTTGATAGATGTTGTAAGTTGTGTGCCAATTGACTCAATTGCTGCTCCATTTGGGACAGATAATTGCATGGGCTCTGTTAGAGGGACAACGACCACAACGTTTCCGATATCTACTGTTGGAACAACTGTAGTTACTTGGACGTTTAGTGACGGTAATGGAAACTCATCTACTCAAACTCAAAATGCAATTGTTGAGAATTGTACAGGTATAGCAACTTATACAGAATCAAATTCATTCAATGTTTTTCCTAATCCAACTTCTGGAATGTTTACTATTGTTGAAGGAAATACGAGTTTGATTGAGAACTCTACAATAACAATTAGTGATATTCTAGGAAAACAAATCTACAGTATTCAACCAGGTAAATTGCAAACATTAGTTGATTTGCGCGAATACACAAATGGAGTATATTTTGTTAGAATAAGTTCAAAAAACAGTGTAAAAACGATTAGATTGGTACTCATCAAATAA
- a CDS encoding SAM-dependent methyltransferase, with protein MNKKGTLYLIPTTLGTEAEISESIPAIVGKIINEIDHYIVENEKSARHFLKKMGIQKSLNEIVLYPLNTQTNPEIYSSYLNAIEEGKNMGIISEAGCPCIADPGAVIVKLAHQKKIKVVPLTGPSSILLALMASGFNGQNFAFNGYLPKEKSDRIRKIKELEKNIFQKQQTQIFIETPYRNQHLLEDIISTCDSNTLLCVACDVTLPSEMIVTQSILEWKKKLPDIQKRPTIFLLYK; from the coding sequence ATGAACAAAAAAGGCACTCTTTATTTGATACCCACAACGCTTGGGACAGAAGCAGAAATCTCTGAAAGTATTCCAGCAATTGTCGGAAAAATAATCAACGAAATTGATCATTACATTGTGGAAAATGAAAAATCCGCGCGGCATTTTTTAAAAAAAATGGGTATTCAGAAATCGCTCAACGAAATTGTCCTTTATCCACTCAATACACAAACAAATCCGGAAATTTATTCTTCTTATTTGAATGCGATAGAAGAAGGAAAAAATATGGGAATTATTTCCGAAGCGGGTTGTCCATGTATCGCTGATCCTGGTGCTGTAATTGTGAAATTGGCGCATCAAAAAAAAATAAAAGTAGTTCCGCTTACCGGTCCATCTTCTATTTTATTGGCGTTGATGGCATCCGGATTTAACGGACAAAATTTTGCTTTTAACGGTTATTTGCCGAAAGAAAAAAGTGATCGTATTCGGAAAATAAAAGAGCTCGAAAAAAATATTTTTCAAAAGCAACAAACACAAATTTTTATTGAAACGCCTTATCGCAATCAACATTTGCTGGAAGATATTATTTCTACTTGCGATTCGAATACCTTGCTGTGCGTGGCTTGTGACGTAACACTTCCTTCGGAAATGATTGTTACGCAAAGTATTTTAGAGTGGAAAAAAAAATTGCCGGACATTCAAAAACGCCCGACAATTTTCCTCTTGTATAAATAA
- a CDS encoding alpha/beta hydrolase-fold protein translates to MMYREEQQYKMNKIYFTLLLFCLISLHSIAQDSTRLKQNSPFVLGTTVEIYSSQLGEKRTLNIYFPEGYNPKDTVKYPVIYLLDGSAEEDFIHIAGIVQFLNFPWVNILPKSIVVGIANVDRQRDFTFPTHIEKDKKAFPTTGGSERFIAFIEKELQPYIEKNYKTNSSKTIIGESLGGLLATEILFKKPKLFTNYIIVSPSLWWDNESLFSADSTFLKTKLNVQTSVYVAVGKEGGRMQKDAKKLAHFLRKQRNKNVRVKFHYFINENHATIMHQAVYKAFEYLK, encoded by the coding sequence ATGATGTATAGAGAAGAACAGCAATATAAAATGAATAAAATATATTTTACCTTGCTGTTATTTTGCCTGATTAGTTTGCATTCCATTGCGCAAGATAGTACGAGACTAAAACAGAATTCACCTTTTGTTTTGGGAACAACTGTCGAAATCTACTCATCACAATTAGGTGAAAAACGCACGTTAAATATTTATTTCCCGGAAGGGTATAATCCGAAAGATACTGTCAAGTATCCGGTGATTTATTTATTGGATGGTTCCGCAGAGGAAGATTTCATCCACATCGCTGGAATTGTTCAGTTTTTAAATTTCCCTTGGGTAAATATATTGCCAAAATCCATTGTTGTGGGTATTGCCAATGTGGATAGACAAAGAGATTTTACATTTCCGACACATATAGAAAAAGACAAAAAAGCATTTCCGACAACTGGTGGTTCCGAAAGATTTATTGCTTTTATTGAAAAAGAATTGCAGCCATACATCGAGAAAAATTATAAAACGAATTCTTCCAAAACCATTATCGGAGAATCTTTAGGTGGACTTTTGGCAACAGAAATTTTATTTAAAAAGCCGAAACTTTTTACTAATTATATTATTGTAAGTCCGAGTTTGTGGTGGGATAATGAATCTTTGTTTTCTGCAGATTCGACGTTTCTGAAAACAAAATTGAATGTTCAAACTTCTGTGTATGTTGCTGTAGGCAAGGAGGGAGGACGAATGCAAAAAGATGCCAAAAAATTAGCTCACTTTTTAAGGAAGCAAAGAAATAAAAACGTACGTGTGAAATTTCACTATTTTATAAATGAAAATCATGCAACCATTATGCACCAAGCCGTTTACAAAGCGTTTGAATATTTGAAATAA